A region from the Acinonyx jubatus isolate Ajub_Pintada_27869175 chromosome C2, VMU_Ajub_asm_v1.0, whole genome shotgun sequence genome encodes:
- the LOC113594101 gene encoding uncharacterized protein LOC113594101, producing MPCGHLFGPHEGLPQPARSRGPPARGYPSARLCGPPPPPRCPRPGPPPPGGSRSLRSSRPGGTGVHAAGLGFGAPSPCCPPPTWRSRARGPGFRDAGVVGVLGCPALPPARSPSPGGGGAPGSRRAGVTGSGRAGTAAGWAPGRRAGALLQTRALMRAPRRGLSPWLPSERAGGRFAPPLRAAVTAGRAPSPPLPPPRPPARAATCGPPSRMLSRGIALRLPPAAPLCPAAAALGLPCALPFAAGLGEGQSKGSTGLARAVCRQSNEVQAWRSCRS from the exons ATGCCCTGTGGGCACCTTTTTGGGCCCCACGAAGGCCTCCCTCAG CCGGCGCGGTCCCGGGGGCCTCCCGCGCGGGGCTACCCGAGCGCTCGGCTCTGCGggccgcctcctcctccccgtTGTCCCCGGCCGGGCCCCCCGCCGCCCGGCGGCTCCCGTTCCCTCCGCAGCAGCCGGCCGGGCGGCACCGGGGTGCACGCGGCGGGGCTCGGCTtcggcgccccctccccctgctgcccgCCGCCGACTTGGCGCTCGCGAGCTCGGGGTCCGGGATTCCGGGACGCGGGGGTCGTCGGGGTGCTCGGCTGCCCCGCGCTCCCTCCCGCGCGCAGCCCCtctccggggggagggggggcgcctggctcgCGGCGCGCGGGCGTCACGGGCTCGGGGCGCGCGGGGACGGCGGCGGGGTGGGCcccggggcggcgggcgggggcgctGCTGCAGACGCGGGCACTGATGCGGGCGCCGCGGCGCGGCCTCTCGCCATGGCTCCCGAGcgagcgggcgggcgggcggtTCGCACCTCCCCTCCGCGCTGCCGTCACCGCCGGACGCGCGCCGAGCCCTCCCCTTCCACCGCCCCGCCCGCCGGCCCGCGCCGCCACCTGCGGGCCGCCCTCCAGGATGCTCTCCCGGGGGATCGCGCTCCGGCTGCCGCCAGCAGCGCCCCTTTGCCCTGCGGCCGCGGCCCTAGGCCTGCCCTGCGCCTTGCCCTTTGCGGCTGGGCTCGGAGAG GGTCAATCTAAGGGGAGCACGGGACTCGCGCGTGCAGTTTGCCGCCAAAGCAATGAAGTCCAGGCGTGGCGTTCCTGCAG GTCGTAG